The sequence ATCGGCTTTAACAGGATCCCAAGCGGTGAACTCCCCCAAGTTGCCCTCTGGTCCAGCATAAAACTTTTCTTCGATTCCTAAATAAGGTGTGCCCGCAATGTAGTTGACATCCTGTTCTTCATAATCCATCGACATGTTCAAGTGGGGCATGTACAAGAGGCCTGTGTGTGGAGAATAAGCAGAAGGACACCAATCTTTGCCTCCGGGAGCGCTCGGTGCTGCATCATGAACCACTTTACCAACTGCCGGATTTTTTTCTTCGACGCGAATTAAGCGGCCGGTCTTCAAATCGACGCCTTTACTCGTCGTGATCCGGCAGAATGGGGTGGCCGAAAGCACTTCACCGGTTGCACGGTCAATGACATACACATAACCGTTGCGATCAGGGTGCACCATTACTTTGCGCGTGATGCCGCCGATTTGTAAATCAAGCAGCACGCATTCGTTCACCGCATCGTGATCCCAAAGATCGTGCGGGCTACATTGATAAAACCACTTTGCTTGGCCATCGCTCGGTCGACGTGCAAAGATCCCCGATGTCCATTTGTTGTCGCCGGGACGCACGTCGGAATTCCAGGGTGCGGGATTCGACGTTCCGTAATAAATCAAATCCAACTCGGAATCATACGAAATCCAAGCCCACACACGACCGCCGCCAATTTCCCATTTGCCAGGCGGCCACGATTTGACGCCTAGGTCTTTGCCACGATCATTTTCATAAAATGGTTTGAACTCGTCGCCTATTAAGCAATCTTTGTCCGGTCCCGTGCTCCAGGCCCGCCAATCGATGTTTCCATTTTTGATATCAACAGCCGCCAGCCATCCGCGCACGCCAAAGTCAGCAGCCCCATTGCCGACCAAAGCACGTCCTTTGACAATGAGCGGGGCCATCGCCATCGTTTCCCCCGTCGTTACTTCACCGAGCTTCGTCTTCCAGAGTTCTTTGCCTGTATTTGCGTCGACTCCGATTGTGTAGTCGTCAAGAGTGTTGATAATCACTTTTCCATCGGCATATGCACAGCCGCGCGTAATGAAATCGCAGCAGATAACGCCTTGGGCAATGGCCGAAGGGTGAGGCTCATATTTCCATTTCATCGCGCCTTCATTTTTTAAGTCGAGAGCGTACAAAATGTTTGGAAATGGCGCGATGACATACATTGTGTCCCCCACCACCAATGGCGCCGCTTCCTGCCCGCGGTTGACACCTGTAGAAAAAGTCCACGCGACCTGAAGCTGGCCAACATTTTCCGGCGTGATTTCTTTCAATCCGCTATAGCGGGTATTGGCATAATCCTTTGAAGCCGTGAGCCACTGGCCGTCTTCGAGATCATCCGTATTGCGAAATGGGGGAACATCGGCGGCAATTGCTATGGCACTAATGAAACCCAAACAAGCCGCCAGCAAAACGACGCACGTTTTCATCATTTTTATCCACTTAGCAAACACGACAAGAAAAGAATGGCCCGTACGGTAGCAAGAGCTGCGCCGGAACTTAGATTTGCCGGTGCCTCGTTACCCAAGCGGAAACTTTGGGCCGAATACGAGCACTCTGAACGATTATCAGCCAATTCTTGAGCGCGATGTGCGACTGGCTGGCTTTAGTTAAATACCAACGCTTTTTACCGGCGGTCGTTCAGGAGTGGCGTGATCTGTCGCGTCTTCCGGCTGCCGACCCGTTTCTAGAAACAGTTTGGCCCGCTGAAGTAAGTCTTCCAATAAGGCCTGAGGATCATAACCAAACAATTTAGCCGCTGTGTGTCCAATAATCCCCGCCGGCGGATAATACCGAAGCCAGAATTGAACCTTTGTGCGGTTGGATTGCAAAGATTTGAAACGTGCTTCCTTCGTGAACTTGATCTGTGAATCCGGTCCACTCCTAGATGCTACAAGTTTATTCGGGATACGACGAGTGATAAGCTCGTCAAAGAAAACTTTTAACCCACCGGGCAAAAGCAACACTTTTTGGTAATGGTCATCCGCGAGTTCACGGGCTTCGGCGAAAATGTCGCTGAAACGCGGGTAGTTTTCCGGATTGCTAAGCAGGTCGTAGACTTCGGTGATGGGGGCATGGATGATCATCCCCTTGCGAGTGTCTACTGGATGGGCATGCGCAGAGCTATGCAAGAGCTTTTGTGACTTAACTTTGATCGTTCCTCGACCGGATATTCCGAGACCCAGGGCCCCTAAGGCTAAGGAGAATGGCGATCGATTTCTCAAAAAATGGATAACTAATGCCGGTCCAGTTAACCCAGCCCCCATTCGCCCCAGCGATCTTACCAGAATGGCCAACGAGCTTTTGGAATGGGAAGGCCCCGCGCTTAGAGATTTTTTCTTTGTACGTGTCCGCACCAAGGCACTAGCAATGCCAACGGTTCCAACAGTTGCAAACATCCAAAATATCAAAGGTTTCGGTTTCAAAAGAATTACCTGATGCGCAGTGGTACGATTCGTGAGTTTGGGGGACCTATTGCTGGCGTGCAACTCCTATGCCTGCTAGAGCATGGCTTTGCGATCGCGGTCCAACTTTTGCAATTCCTGGATGCTATGAGCCGTAAGCAACCAAAACTGCGATTTAACACTCTCCGAGGCCGCGCTCAGCAAATTGTCACCCGCCTCATGAATTCAATTGCCTTTCACGACGGCGATTGTTGTTCGGTTGAAGACTTCGCTCGAGAGTTCAAAACGACGCCAGGACGCCTCAAAACCACTCTCAAGCGCCTCGAAGAAGCTGACTTGGTAAAAGTTCAAGGGGACCTGATGGAGCAGGTCATTCCAACCTCGAAGCTTCTCCAACACCGAGACCGAAAGTTGACGAAACAAAAAACCGCTCGGCTAATTCGACAATACAAGCGAGGTCGTTATGAATGAGCAGTCGATGGTTACTTTCTGTAAAAAACCGGACAAACATGTGGATGTGCCAACTTTCGGGTGACGTGGATGTCTACGAAAACGTATTGGCATTGGATAAAGGAGCTGTTCTCAGAATGGTCGCAAGACAATGCCCCGCGATTGGGAGCCGCGCTAGCATATTACGCGGGTTTCTCGATTGCGCCCTTAATCGTGATAGTTCTCGCGGGGGCTAGTCTAATCTTCGGAAAAGACGCGGCAACGGGGGCATTGAATAGTCAACTCCGAGAACTGATTGGCGAACAAGGCGCCCAGGCAGTGGCCGGGCTGGTTGCCAGTGCCGACAAACCGGCGGAAGGCATAATCGCTACGATCTGCGCGATGGTTGTCCTTCTGTTTGGTGCTTCCGGAGTATTTGGTGAATTGCAAAGTTCCTTGAATTCCATTTGGCACGTCGACCAAACGGTCGCCGGGTTTTGGCAGAACGTCAAGAATCGCTTCTTGTCATTTGCGATGGTGCTAGGAACAGGGTTTCTGCTTTTGATTTCGCTTGTAGTCAGTGCCGCACTCGCGGCAGCCACTAAATCGCTCTCAGCGTCGGTGCCCCTGCCGATCTGGTTAATGCAAAGCATTCATCAACTGATTTCATTTGTTATTACGGCGTTACTTTTTGCGCTGATTTTTAAAATACTTCCAGATGTCGAAATTCGTTGGAAGG comes from Pirellulales bacterium and encodes:
- a CDS encoding PQQ-dependent dehydrogenase, methanol/ethanol family translates to MMKTCVVLLAACLGFISAIAIAADVPPFRNTDDLEDGQWLTASKDYANTRYSGLKEITPENVGQLQVAWTFSTGVNRGQEAAPLVVGDTMYVIAPFPNILYALDLKNEGAMKWKYEPHPSAIAQGVICCDFITRGCAYADGKVIINTLDDYTIGVDANTGKELWKTKLGEVTTGETMAMAPLIVKGRALVGNGAADFGVRGWLAAVDIKNGNIDWRAWSTGPDKDCLIGDEFKPFYENDRGKDLGVKSWPPGKWEIGGGRVWAWISYDSELDLIYYGTSNPAPWNSDVRPGDNKWTSGIFARRPSDGQAKWFYQCSPHDLWDHDAVNECVLLDLQIGGITRKVMVHPDRNGYVYVIDRATGEVLSATPFCRITTSKGVDLKTGRLIRVEEKNPAVGKVVHDAAPSAPGGKDWCPSAYSPHTGLLYMPHLNMSMDYEEQDVNYIAGTPYLGIEEKFYAGPEGNLGEFTAWDPVKAD
- a CDS encoding YihY/virulence factor BrkB family protein, which encodes MSTKTYWHWIKELFSEWSQDNAPRLGAALAYYAGFSIAPLIVIVLAGASLIFGKDAATGALNSQLRELIGEQGAQAVAGLVASADKPAEGIIATICAMVVLLFGASGVFGELQSSLNSIWHVDQTVAGFWQNVKNRFLSFAMVLGTGFLLLISLVVSAALAAATKSLSASVPLPIWLMQSIHQLISFVITALLFALIFKILPDVEIRWKDVWIGAIATAGLFTIGKYLIGLYLGQSAVASSYGAAGSFVVLLVWVYYSAQILFLGAEFTKIHARTYSASSPDSRK
- a CDS encoding SRPBCC family protein; translated protein: MKPKPLIFWMFATVGTVGIASALVRTRTKKKSLSAGPSHSKSSLAILVRSLGRMGAGLTGPALVIHFLRNRSPFSLALGALGLGISGRGTIKVKSQKLLHSSAHAHPVDTRKGMIIHAPITEVYDLLSNPENYPRFSDIFAEARELADDHYQKVLLLPGGLKVFFDELITRRIPNKLVASRSGPDSQIKFTKEARFKSLQSNRTKVQFWLRYYPPAGIIGHTAAKLFGYDPQALLEDLLQRAKLFLETGRQPEDATDHATPERPPVKSVGI